In Drosophila bipectinata strain 14024-0381.07 chromosome 2R, DbipHiC1v2, whole genome shotgun sequence, one genomic interval encodes:
- the LOC108133112 gene encoding phosphatidylinositol 4,5-bisphosphate 5-phosphatase A isoform X1 codes for MVTTTVIADLCIFLLTWNVGTHSPRDQQLASLLALNGNSTCPGNQLPDIYVIGMQEVSTKQVLKIFQDDPWVLKIASALQEHEFVKVEAKQLQGILITMFAQHKHIPHMKNIETEATRTGLGGLWGNKGAVSIRLSLYGTGAVFVCSHLAAHDDKLKERIEDYHQIVDNHKYDSVGYRRIFDHDFVFWFGDLNFRLSGDMSAWDVRTDVENRRYADLLKLDQLNILREKGNAFSLLEEQQPDFAPTFKFVEGTNDYDLKRRPAWCDRILHRVQSNVYPSIALSANQLSYQSHSDYTLSDHRPVSATFNYKVESVNQTFTDEELYEMTHGAASNPTAAPNVSLTFAFILLVAVPYFQH; via the exons ATGGTTACGACAACGGTGATAGCGGATTTATGCATTTTCCTGCTTACATGGAATGTTGGGACACATTCGCCGCGGGATCAGCAGTTGGCATCGCTACTGGCTCTCAATGGAAACAGCACCTGCCCGGGAAATCAGCTACCCGACATATATGTGATCGGAATGCAGGAGGTGAGCACCAAACAGGTGCTGAAAATCTTCCAAGATGATCCCTGGGTGCTCAAGATTGCCAGTGCTCTGCAAGAGCACGAGTTTGTTAAAGTGGAGGCCAAACAGCTTCAGGGGATTCTTATCACCATGTTTGCCCAGCACAAGCACATCCCTCACATGAAGAACATTGAGACGGAGGCGACACGAACTGGGCTTGGTGGTCTATGGGGAAACAAAGGAGCTGTGAGCATCCGGCTATCCCTATATGGCACAGGAGCTGTTTTTGTTTGCTCCCATTTGGCGGCCCACGACGACAAGTTGAAGGAGCGCATTGAGGACTACCACCAGATTGTGGACAACCACAAGTATGATTCAGTGGGTTATCGCAGAATATTCGACCACGATTTTGTGTTCTGGTTTGGAGATTTGAACTTCCGCCTGTCCGGAGATATGTCTGCTTGGGATGTGCGCACAGATGTGGAAAATAGACGCTATGCTGATCTTCTCAAGCTGGATCAATTAAATATTCTGAGGGAAAAGGGCAACGCCTTCAGCCTgctggaggagcagcagcctGACTTTGCGCCCACGTTTAAG TTTGTCGAGGGCACCAACGATTACGATTTGAAGCGACGACCCGCCTGGTGCGATAGAATCCTGCATCGCGTGCAGAGCAACGTTTATCCGAGCATTGCCCTCAGCGCCAATCAGTTGTCGTATCAATCGCATTCGGACTATACGCTCTCCGACCATCGACCCGTATCCGCCACATTCAACTACAAGGTCGAGTCCGTCAACCAGACCTTCACCGACGAGGAGCTATACGAGATGACGCACGGAGCTGCTTCCAATCCAACCGCTGCTCCAAATGTTAGTTTAACCTTCGCCTTTATTTTGCTTGTAGCCGTGCCGTATTTTCAACATTGA
- the LOC108133112 gene encoding phosphatidylinositol 4,5-bisphosphate 5-phosphatase A isoform X2 has translation MVTTTVIADLCIFLLTWNVGTHSPRDQQLASLLALNGNSTCPGNQLPDIYVIGMQEVSTKQVLKIFQDDPWVLKIASALQEHEFVKVEAKQLQGILITMFAQHKHIPHMKNIETEATRTGLGGLWGNKGAVSIRLSLYGTGAVFVCSHLAAHDDKLKERIEDYHQIVDNHKYDSVGYRRIFDHDFVFWFGDLNFRLSGDMSAWDVRTDVENRRYADLLKLDQLNILREKGNAFSLLEEQQPDFAPTFKFVEGTNDYDLKRRPAWCDRILHRVQSNVYPSIALSANQLSYQSHSDYTLSDHRPVSATFNYKVESVNQTFTDEELYEMTHGAASNPTAAPNLLFNAELEQW, from the exons ATGGTTACGACAACGGTGATAGCGGATTTATGCATTTTCCTGCTTACATGGAATGTTGGGACACATTCGCCGCGGGATCAGCAGTTGGCATCGCTACTGGCTCTCAATGGAAACAGCACCTGCCCGGGAAATCAGCTACCCGACATATATGTGATCGGAATGCAGGAGGTGAGCACCAAACAGGTGCTGAAAATCTTCCAAGATGATCCCTGGGTGCTCAAGATTGCCAGTGCTCTGCAAGAGCACGAGTTTGTTAAAGTGGAGGCCAAACAGCTTCAGGGGATTCTTATCACCATGTTTGCCCAGCACAAGCACATCCCTCACATGAAGAACATTGAGACGGAGGCGACACGAACTGGGCTTGGTGGTCTATGGGGAAACAAAGGAGCTGTGAGCATCCGGCTATCCCTATATGGCACAGGAGCTGTTTTTGTTTGCTCCCATTTGGCGGCCCACGACGACAAGTTGAAGGAGCGCATTGAGGACTACCACCAGATTGTGGACAACCACAAGTATGATTCAGTGGGTTATCGCAGAATATTCGACCACGATTTTGTGTTCTGGTTTGGAGATTTGAACTTCCGCCTGTCCGGAGATATGTCTGCTTGGGATGTGCGCACAGATGTGGAAAATAGACGCTATGCTGATCTTCTCAAGCTGGATCAATTAAATATTCTGAGGGAAAAGGGCAACGCCTTCAGCCTgctggaggagcagcagcctGACTTTGCGCCCACGTTTAAG TTTGTCGAGGGCACCAACGATTACGATTTGAAGCGACGACCCGCCTGGTGCGATAGAATCCTGCATCGCGTGCAGAGCAACGTTTATCCGAGCATTGCCCTCAGCGCCAATCAGTTGTCGTATCAATCGCATTCGGACTATACGCTCTCCGACCATCGACCCGTATCCGCCACATTCAACTACAAGGTCGAGTCCGTCAACCAGACCTTCACCGACGAGGAGCTATACGAGATGACGCACGGAGCTGCTTCCAATCCAACCGCTGCTCCAAAT ttgttgtttaaCGCTGAACTAGAACAGTGGTAA
- the LOC108133112 gene encoding phosphatidylinositol 4,5-bisphosphate 5-phosphatase A isoform X3 encodes MVTTTVIADLCIFLLTWNVGTHSPRDQQLASLLALNGNSTCPGNQLPDIYVIGMQEVSTKQVLKIFQDDPWVLKIASALQEHEFVKVEAKQLQGILITMFAQHKHIPHMKNIETEATRTGLGGLWGNKGAVSIRLSLYGTGAVFVCSHLAAHDDKLKERIEDYHQIVDNHKYDSVGYRRIFDHDFVFWFGDLNFRLSGDMSAWDVRTDVENRRYADLLKLDQLNILREKGNAFSLLEEQQPDFAPTFKFVEGTNDYDLKRRPAWCDRILHRVQSNVYPSIALSANQLSYQSHSDYTLSDHRPVSATFNYKVESVNQTFTDEELYEMTHGAASNPTAAPNKENRE; translated from the exons ATGGTTACGACAACGGTGATAGCGGATTTATGCATTTTCCTGCTTACATGGAATGTTGGGACACATTCGCCGCGGGATCAGCAGTTGGCATCGCTACTGGCTCTCAATGGAAACAGCACCTGCCCGGGAAATCAGCTACCCGACATATATGTGATCGGAATGCAGGAGGTGAGCACCAAACAGGTGCTGAAAATCTTCCAAGATGATCCCTGGGTGCTCAAGATTGCCAGTGCTCTGCAAGAGCACGAGTTTGTTAAAGTGGAGGCCAAACAGCTTCAGGGGATTCTTATCACCATGTTTGCCCAGCACAAGCACATCCCTCACATGAAGAACATTGAGACGGAGGCGACACGAACTGGGCTTGGTGGTCTATGGGGAAACAAAGGAGCTGTGAGCATCCGGCTATCCCTATATGGCACAGGAGCTGTTTTTGTTTGCTCCCATTTGGCGGCCCACGACGACAAGTTGAAGGAGCGCATTGAGGACTACCACCAGATTGTGGACAACCACAAGTATGATTCAGTGGGTTATCGCAGAATATTCGACCACGATTTTGTGTTCTGGTTTGGAGATTTGAACTTCCGCCTGTCCGGAGATATGTCTGCTTGGGATGTGCGCACAGATGTGGAAAATAGACGCTATGCTGATCTTCTCAAGCTGGATCAATTAAATATTCTGAGGGAAAAGGGCAACGCCTTCAGCCTgctggaggagcagcagcctGACTTTGCGCCCACGTTTAAG TTTGTCGAGGGCACCAACGATTACGATTTGAAGCGACGACCCGCCTGGTGCGATAGAATCCTGCATCGCGTGCAGAGCAACGTTTATCCGAGCATTGCCCTCAGCGCCAATCAGTTGTCGTATCAATCGCATTCGGACTATACGCTCTCCGACCATCGACCCGTATCCGCCACATTCAACTACAAGGTCGAGTCCGTCAACCAGACCTTCACCGACGAGGAGCTATACGAGATGACGCACGGAGCTGCTTCCAATCCAACCGCTGCTCCAAAT AAGGAGAACCGTGaatga
- the Ehbp1 gene encoding EH domain-binding protein 1 isoform X7 has translation MSKLSAHEVVGNCKIAFDAAESLGIPRVIEPRDMNLLTVPDKLAVMTYLHQLRAHFTGKQLKIEQIGSTADESSYVIGNYKSDILSQSRMSFSRMKIQQSTFDDDILTALNKTEPLSPTSKKDVKNLILNNSMNILGKVLSPTKDKNSINASQHGSCQTPPPQEDGQDEATQLGGKENTSLTVLDSQAANRILTRHKAMSEKAKLMMEKLKLSNGSDGIDEERQQRLREQARRLILETRVKSGVSIESPTSPTKPKRFNFSQERTISPIHNGADEFFGDHSKKSDEKEPVSPSHRLSDPRVKGSPLQSFNGLVDRISPKHEKKGDKLSYIESELEALEREQEAIDQKASSLEAKLRAVMGGNPSNNRSRNPFLRLIRNSIGGGDVIRIKLLDSDDESLFGGGGGTSGAGSGACSEDDDMGTSSESVYITGDEMHSQLRVPPRQRPRSQSCFVNPNKPAHSSSMTHHSPSHLRPHHVHHVVPYSHMLDSCPSQQSSCDNLPACSDDDDVRRQQDRRPIHRRRRQPRPHMCIHHSHNHCETEETEEQLLSQWFTLVNKKNALLRRQMQLNILEQEKDLERKFTMLNQELRAAQSVEDWRKTEVQREKERLLLEELVTIVDKRDQLVQHLHNQEQAIEDDHEIARELEQVDISGGKDKCVLQ, from the exons ATGTCAAAGCTGAGTGCTCACGAGGTGGTGGGCAACTGCAAGATTGCCTTTGATGCTGCCGAGTCCTTGGGAATACCTCGGGTCATTGAGCCGCGCGATATGAATCTGCTGACAGTGCCCGACAAGCTGGCCGTGATGACCTATTTGCATCAATTGCGTGCCCATTTCACAGGCAAGCAGCTGAAAATCGAACAAATTG GTTCTACGGCAGATGAATCGAGTTATGTGATTGGAAACTACAAATCGGACATTCTGTCCCAGAGTCGTATGTCCTTTTCGCGCATGAAGATCCAACAGAGCACCTTCGATGACGACATTCTGACGGCCCTGAACAAAACCGAGCCGTTGTCGCCAACCAGCAAGAAGGATGTTAAGAATCTGATTCTGAACAACTCGATGAACATACTGGGCAAGGTGCTCTCACCCACAAAGGACAAGAATTCGATAAACGCCTCGCAGCACGGCAGTTGCCAAACACCACCGCCCCAAGAAGACGGCCAGGACGAGGCCACACAGCTGGGCGGCAAGGAGAACACCTCCCTGACAGTTCTCGATTCCCAGGCGGCCAAT cGAATTTTAACGCGCCACAAGGCGATGAGCGAGAAAGCCAAGCTGATGATGGAAAAGCTAAAGCTTTCCAATGGCAGCGATGGGATCGAC GAGGAGAGACAACAGCGGCTGCGAGAGCAAGCCCGCCGGCTCATCTTGGAGACGCGTGTTAAGAGCGGCGTATCCATCGAGAGTCCCACCAGCCCCACCAAGCCCAAGCGTTTCAACTTCTCGCAGGAGCGCACCATCTCGCCCATTCACAACGGTGCCGATGAGTTCTTCGGGGACCACTCCAAGAAGAGTGACGAGAAGGAACCGGTCAGTCCTAGTCATAGATTAAGCGATCCGAGGGTTAAAGGCAGTCCGCTGCAGTCCTTCAATGGGCTGGTGGACCGCATCTCACCAAAGCACGAGAAGAAG GGCGACAAGTTGTCGTACATCGAGTCCGAACTGGAGGCTCTGGAAAGGGAGCAGGAGGCCATCGACCAAAAGGCCAGCAGTCTGGAAGCCAAGCTGCGCGCCGTTATGGGCGGCAATCCAAGTAATAATCGCAGTAGAAACCCGTTCCTTAGGCTAATCCGAAATAGTATTGGTGGTGGTGATGTGATTCGTATTAAGCTGCTGGACTCTGATGACGAGAGTCTgtttggtggtggtggtggtaccAGCGGTGCTGGAAGTGGGGCGTGCAGCGAGGATGACGACATGGGCACGTCAAGTGAAAGTGTCTACATCACCGGCGATGAGATGCATTCCCAACTGAGGGTTCCGCCTCGCCAACGGCCCCGCTCGCAGTCATGTTTCGTGAATCCGAACAAGCCGGCCCATTCATCGAGCATGACCCACCACTCGCCCTCCCATCTGCGCCCGCATCATGTACATCACGTTGTGCCCTACTCCCATATGCTAGATAGCTGCCCATCGCAGCAGTCCTCCTGTGATAACCTGCCCGCGTGCAGCGACGATGACGATGTCCGGCGGCAACAGGATCGCAGGCCGATCCATAGGCGACGCCGTCAGCCTCGACCCCATATGTGTATCCATCATAGTCACAATCATTGTG AGACCGAGGAAACCGAGGAGCAACTGTTATCGCAATGGTTTACCCTGGTCAACAAGAAAAATGCCCTCCTTCGTCGACAAATGCAGTTGAACATACT CGAACAAGAAAAAGATTTGGAACGTAAATTTACGATGCTGAATCAGGAGTTGCGGGCGGCGCAATCAGTGGAGGATTGGCGCAAAACGGAAGTGCAACGGGAAAAGGAACGCCTGCTGCTCGAGGAGCTGGTGACTATTGTCGATAAGCGCGACCAGTTGGTTCAGCATCTGCACAATCAGGAACAAGC gATCGAAGACGATCACGAGATAGCGAGGGAACTCGAGCAGGTCGACATAAGTGGCGGCAAAGACAAATGTGTTCTTCAATAG